Sequence from the Denitromonas sp. genome:
TGGTTCGGCCTGTTCAGCTTCTCCAGCAGGATCAGCGCCCCGGCGCAATGCTGGGTCTTCCGGTTGGTGGAGCCTTCCGACGCCTCGCTGTAGTCAATGGTCTTGTGGCACCAGAAACTCTCGTCGCCCAGCAGCATAGCGTCGCAGATTTCCCGCGCCCGCTCCGGGTGGAGGAACGGGCGAATATCCGTCCGAAACGGGCAATTCGCGCAGGGGCGCTTGAGGTCGAAATTCATCAGCCTGCTTCCCGCGCTCGGGCCTCCAAGGCGTCTCCCGTCGCCTCGGCGCTGTGGCCCGCGTCGAATTCCGATTCCAGCCAGCCGTAGTGGTCTTCAACCGCTTGCGCGATCTCGCCCGGACGCATCCGCCCCTGCCGGTTCAGGTGATACCGCAGGTCGCGCTGCCAGTCCGAAAACGCCTGCTCGCGTTCCTCTGCGGCCTGCTCTTCGCCCATCCGCACCCGGATGTCTTCGGCAAGTGTCATGAACTCGCGGTCGTTTTCGCCTTGCTCGCGGTACTGCCGCAGCATGGCCATCGCCGCGTTGAAGTGCGCTTCGTCAATCGAACCCAACTGCGACAGCCCGATCTTGTAGCCGCCTCCATTCCACAGTGACATCACAAACGAGCGCAGCCACTTGGCCGTGCTGTAATGGCCCATCACCATGTCGCGATATTGCAGGAACGGGGATGTGTTCATAGAGCCTCCTTGGCGGCCATGTGATTGATGATTTGCAGCGTGGTCATGCAGTCCGCCAAGCCGCGATGTGCGCCGTTGACCGCAATGCCGCACTGCTGCGCCGCCGCACCCAGCTTCTGCCAGTGAAAGCGGCCATCTTCGCGCCGCTCGCCGTACCAACGGGCGTACAAGTGCATCGCGCACCGCCCGTCGATCTCCGGCATGGTCAAGCCATGCTGCGTCGTGGTCTGGCGGATCACGCGAAGGTCGTAGTCGGCGTTGTAGATCACGACAGGACGCCCGGCGACAGCGCGGCAGAAGTCGTCATGCACCTCTGCCCACGATGGGGCATCGGTGACGTGCTCGTTCTCAATTCCGTGGACGGCGGTTGCCTCAGCCGGGATTGAGAACGAGGGCCGGACAAGGGCATTGAAAACGGTCTGTCCAAGCGCGTCGATCACGCTCATCTCGACCACCTCTGCCTGCTCGTCCAAGCCGGTCGTTTCTGCGTCGAGAAACAGGCAGCCATCGTCGAGCCAGCACTGCGCTGTCGCGGCACACTCTGCTCGGCGCT
This genomic interval carries:
- a CDS encoding 3'-5' exonuclease — protein: MTRKYLSKAEATAKGWFSRTDLKSLYRLKPAPQQWAAGEVWQGHGAYAVYDKAQCLPMRPYRAPSQAQSLALERGRELVGTAECTADGCSLRFDKESWRGPLCPECEQRERRAECAATAQCWLDDGCLFLDAETTGLDEQAEVVEMSVIDALGQTVFNALVRPSFSIPAEATAVHGIENEHVTDAPSWAEVHDDFCRAVAGRPVVIYNADYDLRVIRQTTTQHGLTMPEIDGRCAMHLYARWYGERREDGRFHWQKLGAAAQQCGIAVNGAHRGLADCMTTLQIINHMAAKEAL